TATTTGCAGCCCTTGCTACCTATTTGCTTGGAGACAGAGTCGTACTGCCTGCATTGGGACACCGATCAGCGTACATAGTCGAATTTTTCACTGTTTACCTTGGGGTGTGGATTTTTGGTTCTGTTTTGTATGAAAACTATCTGCAAATTGCGTGGGGAAGCGGGATCTCAGCTGTCATCTTTACAGCTGGAGAGGTATTCGTACACCTCTTTTTACTTGAACGGATGCAGATTGCAGAGAGAAGATCCATCCGTACGGGACATGCAGCTTTTGGAACCGAATTTTCAAAAGAACTGGATCCTTTGGAAAAAAATAAAAAAGATTAATTTATTTCGTCATATTCACCTATATCCAGTCAGGTTTTGAGACCAAAGTCTTGCATGAACTAGACGAAATGCCCCTCTACTCATCAATTAAATACAAAAAATACTCATATTTTTCACAAACAGCAAAAGGATTAGCGGAATTTGCAGAGTGTTTAAAGGTTTTATTCATTGCAAAAGACGGTATTTAATAGATAACAATCCGATTTTAAGGAGGGAGCAGAATGGTTATTCGAGCAGGGAGCTGGAAAATGCTCTCGGTCAAAGAAAAGATGTTCATCTTAAAAGCCGTCAGCCATTTATATAAATCCAAAGCCTAATGATCCCCCATACACTCTAGCCTGTTCCTATCCTATGCTAAAAAATCCAAATACCAGATAGAACCGCATGTGACACAGCATGCGGTTTTTGTTTTATCCATTTTTAAAAGGATATATATGCTTATATAAGAACACAATAAAAGAAAGATATGCTGTTATGAGGAGGATTTGCATGGCGGATCAGGGAAAATTTAAGAAAACCATCTCTTTGCTTGATTTAACACTAATAGGACTTGGAGCAATCTTTGGGTCTGCCTGGCTGTTTGCAGTAAGCAATGTCGCTTCCAAAGCAGGCCCAGCCGGAAGTTTCTCCTGGATAATCGGAGGAGTCATCATTTTACTGATTGGATTTGTATATGCCGAGCTTGGAGCAGCTTTGCCAAGGACGGGTGGGATTATTCGGTATCCGGTTTATTCGCATGGGCACCTGGTCGGTTATATGATTTCTTTCATTACCATTATTGCGTATACAAGTCTCATTTCCATTGAAGTAACGGCTGTAAGACAGTATGTTGCCTTTTGGTTTCCAGGTTTAACGGTTAATGGTTCAGAATCTCCAACTGTTGCTGGATGGCTGCTTCAATTCGGATTGCTGTGTCTCTTCTTTTTATTAAATTATTGGAGTGTAAAAACATTTGCCAAATCCAATATTATCATTTCAATTTTTAAGTATTTCGTTCCATTAACCATTATCACTGTGCTTATTTTCTACTTTAAATCTGCAAACCTCTCGGCAGCTGGATTTGCTCCTTCAGGATTTACCGGGATTCAGGCAGCCATATCTACCGGGGGAGTCATGTTCGCCTATCTCGGCCTGCATCCAATTGTATCGGTCGCAAGCGAAGTGAAAAATCCGCAGCGAAATATTCCGATTGCATTGTTTTTATGCATCATTTTATCAGCAGCCATATATACAGCCCTGCAGGTTCTGTTTATTGGTGCGATTCCAACGGACATGCTGTCTTCCGGCTGGGAGAACATTCAAAAAGAGTTTGCATTGCCATTTAAAGATATTGCTGTCGTTCTCGGACTGGGATGGCTTGCTTTCCTTGTTGTATTTGACGCCATATTGTCACCGGGAGGTAACGGGAATATCTTTATGAATACCACGGCACGCCTCGTGTATGCATGGTCAAGAAACGGAACACTATTTAAAATCTTTTCAAAAATCGATCAAAAAACAGGTATCCCAAGATCATCACTGTGGCTGTCATTCGGTCTTTCCGTTTTTTGGACTCTTCCGTTTCCTTCCTGGAATGCGCTAGTCAACGTGTGTTCTGTCGCATTAATCCTGTCCTATGCGATTGCACCGATCTCATCCGCCACTTTCAGAGTAAACGCCAAAAATCTTGAGAAGCCCTTTAAGCTTAGAGGAATGAGTGTGATAGCCCCTCTTTCATTCATTTTTGCCTCTTATATTGTGTATTGGTCAGGCTGGACAACGATCTCATGGCTTCTTGCATCGCAGCTCGTCATGTTTGTTGTTTATCTGTTATTTTCTAAATATGTTCCAACCCGTGAAGTCAGTTTGGCTCAGCAGCTTAAATCGTCTTGGTGGCTTATCGGATACTATGTCATGATGCTGGTTTTCTCTTATACCGGATCTTTCGGAGGAGGACTTGGAATACTATCAAACCCGCTCGACCTGATCCTGATTGCAATAGGATCACTTGGGATCTTCTATTGGGCCAAATATTCAGGCCTGCCTGAAGCCTTGATAGATGATGACGAAACCGATGATGCTGCAAACCAAGTTCAGCCTGCCAGCCCATAAAAAAACGGCCTTGCTTTAAGTAATGGGATCGGTTTTAAAGTGCAAAATTCTAATTATCAGTGTAATTCGCAGCTGAATTAGCAGACCTTTTAGCGGTGAAATTAGTACACAAAAAAGCTCGGAGTCATTACGCCTCGAGCTTTTTTCACCGTATTACTTTGTTGAAGATTAGCACCCGATTGCGGAAGATCATTGCTTAAAGAAAACATCCTTTAGTTCAAAGGATACTAAAACTTAAAGAGTAACATGCGAACTTACCTATCAATGTCTCAAGGCATCATAAATTGAATAATCCACTTCACCTGAAATGTTTTCCATACCATTTTCACACAACTCCATAGCCATCAAATTCTCCTCAGAAGGTGGAAGATTTTTTTTTGATGCATATATTCCAAATTCAGTTGATGTTCTAAATCCAAAGCGTTGATAGTAACGATAATCTCCTTCAACAATTATTCCCTTATATCCCATTTTTGCAGCCAATTCAATTCCTTCCTCCAACATATACTTACCTACACCCTGACGCTGATGATTAATTGCTACTGAAACTGGTGATAACATCAATATTTCATTTTCATACTTGTTACTAATTGGAAGTTTTGAGAGGATGCAGTGTCCTATAATCACACCTCTTTCCTCAACAACTAAATCAAGCAGGGGAATGTAATAGTGTTTTTCTCGGATCTCTCTTACTAAAGCTTTTTCAGCTACTCCGTCCGAATAATTGGTATTTTTGAATATCTCATATACAAAGTCTTCAATAAAACTATATTCTGCTTTAGTAACTATTCTTATTTTCATCCATACACCTCCAATGTACAGCTACAATTATACTAATAAAAAGCACAACTTTTGATGCAGAATCGCACCCGATAGTTTAATAACGGGATATATGTTTAATCAAAATTTATGTCACCTTGTTGTTTGGTCTTTTTCTTAATAATACGAGCTATTTTATCCGAATTCCACCACTCTTCAGCTTTAGGTAAAAGAGAAGCAACCTCATATGCTAAGACTTCATAAATTTAATGTTGAACAGGGTCTTCGTCATATCTATAAGAGTCGTGGTCTTCAGTTGGTTCAAGACGAGTACAAGGTACTTGGTGAGTAGTGTTTACTTTATTAGGTGGAAAATGTAGTCCTGATTTGATGGTAAAACCATTGACTGGTGACGCTCCTATTTCAACAATAAAACCACCACTATATTTATCAAAGAAAAAAGCTCTGTTAAATTTGGCTGTTGATTTCCGCTGCACGCGTTCGCTTTCCGAGAGAGTCTCACGCCTTCCACTCCAATCAACAGGTTTTAAAAATCAACACCAGGCTTTAACAGAACCAAGAAAAAAGAAATGAGATCAATACGGGTTTCTAAAACTCGCAGAAAATGTGGAAAAGAACCTTTAAATCCTCTTTCTCTTAACAATGGGATAACAATTAATTTTAAAGCTTTTATCATTTCATTTCGTCCAGAAGTTATTACAATCTACCCATCCCTTATACGCATAGTCCTATTTTATTCAAATTCCTTATTCAACAATCCTGCTACGTTTGTTATATAAGCTCCTCTTTAAACATAAATACCTAAAAATAAATTACAATTTTTTACACACCAATTCGCATAACAATTAGCATAAGAATTAGCACACTGACGAGAATTTTAGTCACTCTGCTAAAAGGGGTGTGAATTCGGGTGCTAAAACACCCACAAAGTCACAGAAAACCTTAATATTCAACAAAAAAAAAGAAGCAGTCCGATTTAGTTTGAAATTGGACTGCTTATTAGTGTGCGAATTAAGTTTTTGTACTCGAAAACCGAACCCGTTATGCTTTAAGCAGTCCGTTTTCTTATGGAGACACCATGAATTCAGCTTGAATCAGAGATTTGATTTACGTTCAATTTGTAAAGCTTATCATCCTTCTTAAACGGTACGCCTCGCCCATCCGTATTGTTGGTGGCAAAATACATCTTTTCTCCTTCGATAAACACATCCCGGATTCGCCCATATCCATGGATGGCCGTTCTTAATTTTCCGGAGCGAATTGAATAGGATTTTACACTTTCACCGCCCAGCGCACCGAAATAAAGAGTTCCGGCTGAATAAGCTGAACCTGATGGAGCCCAAGAAGGCTTTCCAGAATGAATAAGGGGAG
The Metabacillus sp. FJAT-52054 genome window above contains:
- a CDS encoding APC family permease codes for the protein MADQGKFKKTISLLDLTLIGLGAIFGSAWLFAVSNVASKAGPAGSFSWIIGGVIILLIGFVYAELGAALPRTGGIIRYPVYSHGHLVGYMISFITIIAYTSLISIEVTAVRQYVAFWFPGLTVNGSESPTVAGWLLQFGLLCLFFLLNYWSVKTFAKSNIIISIFKYFVPLTIITVLIFYFKSANLSAAGFAPSGFTGIQAAISTGGVMFAYLGLHPIVSVASEVKNPQRNIPIALFLCIILSAAIYTALQVLFIGAIPTDMLSSGWENIQKEFALPFKDIAVVLGLGWLAFLVVFDAILSPGGNGNIFMNTTARLVYAWSRNGTLFKIFSKIDQKTGIPRSSLWLSFGLSVFWTLPFPSWNALVNVCSVALILSYAIAPISSATFRVNAKNLEKPFKLRGMSVIAPLSFIFASYIVYWSGWTTISWLLASQLVMFVVYLLFSKYVPTREVSLAQQLKSSWWLIGYYVMMLVFSYTGSFGGGLGILSNPLDLILIAIGSLGIFYWAKYSGLPEALIDDDETDDAANQVQPASP
- a CDS encoding N-acetyltransferase; amino-acid sequence: MKIRIVTKAEYSFIEDFVYEIFKNTNYSDGVAEKALVREIREKHYYIPLLDLVVEERGVIIGHCILSKLPISNKYENEILMLSPVSVAINHQRQGVGKYMLEEGIELAAKMGYKGIIVEGDYRYYQRFGFRTSTEFGIYASKKNLPPSEENLMAMELCENGMENISGEVDYSIYDALRH
- a CDS encoding DUF2512 family protein — its product is MNQLAVIAVKFIIAAIAFAIGLDLFFDANITDILSFSLFAALATYLLGDRVVLPALGHRSAYIVEFFTVYLGVWIFGSVLYENYLQIAWGSGISAVIFTAGEVFVHLFLLERMQIAERRSIRTGHAAFGTEFSKELDPLEKNKKD